Proteins encoded by one window of Ascochyta rabiei chromosome 1, complete sequence:
- a CDS encoding Saccharopine dehydrogenase, which translates to MVGPAVAAAVAAAVAAAVAAAGACLSRSAQRTLGGKGGSHRHLLRNRQQTRASTLRPRFLGTPTLHHAITSTSTSTPTPTSTSIPTPTSTSIPTPTPTTTPPLPPPPTLTPPPPPPPPPTPDAALRRLPLTPRAHTYRQHTAHPHPPAMSSPTLHARAEAKPFEHRSCLTPATTKKLLDAGYKVNVERSPTNPDYERIFKDSEFEDAGATLVDEGSWTHAPKDHIIIGLKELPEEDWPLQHTMVHFAHCYKQQAGWDKVLARFPRGGGLLYDLEFLHDDSGRRVAAFGYHAGFAGAALAIKTWAWQLTHPNGEPLPGIDTFTQGRGYYNTESDLIAQLKDDVAAGEKVAGRKPTSLVLGALGRCGSGAVDLLHKVGCPDIKKWDLAETKERDGPYPDIIESDIFVNCIYLSKPIPPFVDRKSLQSPSRKLSVVCDVSCDTTNPHNPIPIYNINTTFDKPTVKVDVDGTGPTLSVISIDHLPSALPRESSEAFSNALLPSLMALKDRHSTPVWQRAEKLFQEKVHTLPGGVPAKEV; encoded by the exons ATGGTCGGCCCTGCAGTAGCGGCAGCAGTGGCGGCAGCAGTGGCGGCAGCAGTGGCGGCAGCAGGAGCCTGTCTGTCTCGGAGTGCGCAACGGACTCTTGGGGGAAAAGGCGGGAGTCATCGTCATTTGCTCCGCAACCGCCAGCAGACGCGAGCCTCGACACTCCGACCGCGCTTCCTCGGCACTCCGACTCTGCACCACGCAATTACATCTACATCTACATCTACACCTACACCTACATCTACATCTATACCTACACCTACATCTACATCTATACCTACACCTACACCTACAACTACACCTCCACTTCCACCTCCACCTACACTtacacctccacctccacctccacctccacctacACCTGACGCTGCGCTGCGCCGTCTCCCATTGACACCCCGCGCGCACACCTACCGACAGCATACCGCGCACCCACACCCCCCCGCCATGTCGTCCCCCACACTCCACGCCCGCGCAGAGGCCAAGCCCTTCGAGCACCGCTCCTGCCTCACCCCCGCCACCACCAAAAAGCTGCTCGACGCCGGCTACAAGGTCAACGTCGAGCGCAGCCCCACCAACCCGGACTACGAGCGCATCTTCAAGGACAGCGAGTTCGAGGACGCCGGCGCCACCCTCGTCGACGAGGGCTCGTGGACCCACGCGCCCAAGGACCACATCATCATCGGCCTGAAGGAGCTGCCCGAGGAGGACTGGCCGCTGCAGCACACCATGGTCCACTTTGCCCACTGCTACAAGCAGCAGGCCGGCTGGGACAAGGTCCTGGCCCGCTTCCCCCGCGGCGGCGGCCTCCTCTACGACCTCGAGTTTCTGCACGACGACTCGGGCAGGCGCGTCGCGGCCTTTGGCTACCACGCTGGCTTCGCCGGTGCCGCGCTGGCCATCAAG ACCTGGGCATGGCAGCTCACCCACCCCAACGGCGAACCCCTCCCCGGCATCGACACCTTCACCCAAGGCCGCGGCTACTACAACACCGAGAGCGACCTGATCGCCCAGCTCAAGGACGACGTCGCCGCCGGCGAGAAGGTCGCTGGCCGCAAGCCCACCAGCCTGGTCCTCGGCGCACTCGGCCGCTGCGGCTCCGGCGCCGTCGACCTGCTCCACAAGGTCGGCTGCCCCGACATCAAGAAGTGGGATCTCGCCGAGACCAAGGAGCGCGACGGCCCCTATCCCGACATCATCGAGTCGGACATCTTCGTCAACTGCATCTACCTCTCCAAGCCCATCCCGCCCTTTGTCGACCGCAAGAGCCTCCAGTCCCCCAGCCGCAAGCTCAGCGTCGTCTGCGACGTCAGCTGCGACACAACCAACCCCCACAACCCCATTCCCATCTacaacatcaacaccacCTTCGACAAGCCCACCGTCAAGGTCGACGTCGACGGCACCGGGCCCACCCTGTCCGTCATCTCCATTGACCACCTGCCGTCGGCGCTGCCCCGCGAGTCGTCCGAGGCCTTCAGCAACGCCCTGCTGCCCAGCTTGATGGCTCTCAAGGACCGCCACAGCACCCCCGTCTGGCAGCGCGCCGAGAAGCTCTTCCAGGAAAAGGTACACACCCTGCCTGGCGGCGTGCCCGCGAAGGAAGTATAG
- a CDS encoding Carboxylic acid transporter, producing the protein MADEKYSAEQHEYAPRVQQKPSVGRYAATRITTLKPAMAKVQNPIALLRLLNLQQWMFFLVAFFAWSWDAFDFFTVSLTVEPLAESFGKTKKDITWGITLVLMLRSVGSIIFGLAADRYGRKWPFIINNLLFIVLELGTGFCTTYEQFLGVRALFGIAMGGLYGNAAATALEDCPEAARGIISGMLQQGYAFGYLMATVFARAFVNTVGHTWRPLFWFGAGPPVLIIIFRLCLPETQAYQERKRIREEEPNAAKLFMQEGKHALKKHWILLIYMVLLMAGFNFMSHGSQDLYPTMLSNQYNFSANQVTVTQVVANLGAMTGGTLVGYSSSIFGRRLSIIVMCIIGGALLYPYTFTSSNAVIAAAFFQQFCVQGAWGVIPIHLMELSPGSFRTFVVGTSYQLGNLVSSASSTIEATIGEQFPLPPKGKIARYQYGLVICIFMGCVYAYVILLTFVGPEYRGRNFDVAADEDMAAVTGVDDKMRNYSVDEAERREVHV; encoded by the exons ATGGCAGACGAGAAGTACAGCGCTGAGCAGCACGAATACGCTCCGCGGGTTCAGCAGAAGCCAAGCGTCGGTCGTTATGCCGCGACGCGCATCACGACCCTCAAGCCCGCCATGGCCAAGGTGCAGAACCCCATTGCACTTCTCCGGCTCCTGAACCTCCAGCAGTGGATGTTCTTCCTGGTCGCATTCTTCGCGTGGTCGTGGGACGCCTTCGACTTCTTCACTGTGTCGCTTACTGTCGAGCCGCTTGCTGAGTCTTTCGGCAAGACGAAGAAAG ATATCACCTGGGGCATCACCCTCGTGCTGATGCTGCGGTCCGTTGGCAGTATCATCTTCGGGCTGGCTGCTGATCGCTATGGGCGAAAGTGGCCCTTCATCATCAACAACCTCCTGTTCATTGTGTTGGAGCTGGGCACCGGGTTCTGCACCACATACGAGCAGTTCCTCGGTGTGAGGGCGCTCTTCGGCATCGCCATGGGTGGCCTGTACGGAAACGCTGCTGCGACTG CTCTGGAAGACTGTCCCGAGGCCGCGCGTGGTATCATCTCCGGCATGCTGCAGCAAGGGTATGCATTTGGGTACCTCATGGCGACCGTCTTCGCGCGCGCCTTTGTTAACACCGTCGGCCACACCTGGCGCCCTCTCTTCTGGTTCGGCGCAGGCCCCCCCGTGCTGATCATCATCTTCCGCCTGTGCCTGCCAGAGACGCAAGCGTACCAGGAGCGCAAGCGGATCCGCGAGGAAGAGCCCAACGCGGCCAAGCTGTTCATGCAGGAGGGCAAGCACGCGCTCAAGAAGCACTGGATCCTACTCATCTACATGGTGCTCCTGATGGCCGGCTTCAACTTCATGTCCCACGGCTCCCAGGACCTGTACCCCACCATGCTGTCCAACCAGTACAACTTCTCCGCCAACCAGGTCACCGTGACCCAGGTCGTGGCCAACCTAGGCGCCATGACAGGCGGCACGCTCGTCGGGTACAGCTCCTCCATCTTCGGCCGCCGTCTGAGCATCATCGTCATGTGCATCATCGGCGGCGCACTGCTGTACCCATACACCTTTACGAGCAGCAACGCCGTCATCGCCGCCGCCTTTTTCCAGCAGTTCTGCGTCCAGGGCGCATGGGGCGTGATCCCCATCCACCTGATGGAGCTCTCGCCGGGCTCCTTCCGCACCTTCGTCGTCGGCACCTCGTACCAGCTGGGCAACCTCGTCTCGTCGGCCTCGTCGACAATCGAAGCCACCATCGGCGAGCAGTTCCCGCTCCCCCCCAAGGGCAAAATCGCGCGCTACCAGTACGGCCTGGTGATATGCATCTTCATGGGCTGCGTGTACGCGTACGTCATCCTCCTCACGTTCGTCGGCCCGGAGTATCGCGGCCGCAACTTCGATGTCGCCGCTGATGAGGACATGGCGGCGGTTACGGGCGTGGATGATAAGATGCGCAATTACAGTGTCGATGAGGCGGAGAGGAGGGAGGTGCATGTTTGA